One part of the Candidatus Bathyarchaeota archaeon genome encodes these proteins:
- the pyrF gene encoding orotidine-5'-phosphate decarboxylase, translating to MTIKIEGKGLIFSPDFIATQDAITIIKKCRNYFSAVKVGNIMLYREGINVIQRLKDASDLPVICDFKIMDIPDVAEELIGIGAETGMDGAMIWGMAGQETVYRCISSYPDIMIFLLTEYTHSADVIDSTIADQMARMAVETKAYGIQAPATRPNRIAELRRLVGHDLKIISCGVGYQGASYGSAIKYGADFEIIGRAIYRSDDPVVESKKAHDAILSTIV from the coding sequence ATGACAATAAAAATAGAAGGAAAAGGCTTAATTTTTTCTCCAGATTTTATCGCCACTCAAGATGCTATAACAATTATTAAAAAGTGTAGGAATTACTTTAGCGCGGTTAAAGTTGGCAACATAATGCTTTACCGGGAAGGAATAAATGTCATTCAAAGACTGAAAGACGCCTCTGATCTGCCAGTCATATGTGATTTCAAGATTATGGACATACCAGATGTTGCCGAGGAGCTTATCGGAATTGGAGCAGAAACAGGTATGGACGGTGCTATGATTTGGGGAATGGCTGGGCAGGAAACAGTCTATAGATGTATTTCTTCATACCCAGACATTATGATTTTCTTACTCACCGAGTATACCCACAGCGCTGACGTAATTGACTCAACTATTGCCGACCAGATGGCACGGATGGCTGTCGAGACCAAAGCATACGGCATTCAGGCACCCGCCACGAGACCTAATCGTATCGCTGAGTTGAGGAGATTAGTTGGCCATGATTTGAAAATCATCAGTTGTGGAGTGGGGTACCAAGGGGCCTCATATGGTTCCGCTATAAAATACGGGGCAGATTTTGAGATTATTGGAAGGGCGATTTATCGCTCAGATGATCCGGTCGTTGAGTCAAAAAAGGCCCATGATGCTATTCTGTCAACGATAGTTTGA